From a region of the Labrus mixtus chromosome 5, fLabMix1.1, whole genome shotgun sequence genome:
- the naaladl1 gene encoding aminopeptidase NAALADL1 produces the protein MMVLVKVLIGIVCGAVILTMGILIGNYGIAKSSSSAPSWVKDVVKDVDESFIEKFLSEVDNIQIQENLRELTKVPHMATTAGDEQTVQYMLKRWQDPKTGLDEAWREEYMVYLSFPDPKKPNKVTVVSPSETVLHTVRAKEKSYTPDQDDPEVVQPYAAYSPAGNVMGKLVYANQGKLSDYQELNKTLDLSGTIAITKYGGAGRAAKAINAAPFGVVGVLVYTDPLDINDGLMSDINETYPHSWYLPPSGVERGSFNTHYGDLLTPYLAAKEKTYRIPVKDITGIPPIPIQPIGFEDAFILICKLGGEAAPITWQGGFNCTYNFGGPGFRNTSEFNASDVKLDIFNYGEVKNSSNVMGIIRGSVEPDRYVIYGNHRDSWVHGAIDPSSGTSVMLELTRVLGQMVKQGKWRPRRSIIFGSWGAEEFGLIGSAEYTEQYFTKLSERTIAYINVDIAVFANVTLRASGMPSLQNVIFNATKQVKAPGSVSSSVYDNWLKYSNRTSPEHGDIPKMGYLTGAGSDYAAFVHYLGITSIDMSYTYDRSKTNARIYPAYHTAYDTFDYASKFIDPGFTSHQAVARTAGNVLIRLADSLVLPFICSDYAEVLKAFLNIALNLYKTQLQARNISMEPLERAVESFTSAASHLDQVIQSSDLANETPLKVRRINDQLMLLDRAFLNPLAFPDKYAFRHVIWASSSAGKQTFPGLADAFVKAESSGQSSDWDKVHYHLSVLSQAIEGAANTLVDVI, from the exons ATGATGGTGTTGGTGAAGGTGTTGATTGGGATTGTGTGCGGAGCTGTCATACTGACTATGGGGATTCTTATTGGAAACTATGGTATCGCAAagagcagcagctctgcacCGTCCTGGGTCAAAGATGTGGTGAAGGATGTGGATGAGAGTTTTATCGAGAAGTTCTTGTCTGAGGTGGACAACATTCAGATTCAGGAGAACCTCCG GGAGCTGACCAAAGTGCCCCACATGGCCACCACAGCTGGAGACGAGCAGACTGTGCAGTATATGCTGAAAAGATGGCAGGACCCCAAAACCGGCCTGGATGAGGCCTGGAGAGAGGAATACATGGTCTACCTGTCATTTCCTGACCCCAAGAAACCCAACAAGGTCACTGTAG TGAGCCCGTCTGAAACCGTGCTGCACACCGTCAGAGCAAAAGAGAAGAGCTACACTCCAGACCAAGATGATCCTGAGGTGGTTCAGCCATACGCTGCATACTCCCCTGCTGGAAACGTAATG GGGAAATTGGTGTACGCCAATCAGGGGAAACTAAGTGACTACCAGGAGCTGAATAAGACACTGGACCTCAGTGGAACCATCGCTATCACCAAATATGGTGGAGCAGGAAGAGCTGCTAAG GCCATCAATGCAGCACCCTTTGGCGTCGTTGGTGTGCTCGTTTACACAGACCCTCTGGACATCAACGATGGTCTCATGTCTGACATTAATGAGACTTATCCACACTCATGGTATCTGCCGCCCTCTGGTGTGGAGAGAGGTTCCTTTAACACTCACTATGGAGACTTACTCACACCCTACCTGGCAGCTAAAG AGAAAACCTACAGAATTCCAGTTAAGGACATTACTGGGATTCCTCCTATTCCAATTCAACCAATCGGATTTGAGGATGCCTTCATACTTATCTG TAAGCTTGGCGGAGAAGCAGCACCCATTACATGGCAGGGAGGATTCAACTGTACCTACAACTTTGGAGGTCCAGGGTTCAGGAATACATCAGAGTTTAATGCCAG TGATGTGAAACTGGATATCTTCAACTATGGAGAAGTGAAGAACTCCTCCAATGTGATGGGCATTATCAGAGGGAGTGTAGAGCCAG ACAGGTACGTGATCTATGGGAACCACAGGGACAGTTGGGTTCACGGTGCCATCGACCCCAGCAGCGGGACGTCGGTCATGCTGGAATTGACAAGAGTACTGGGCCAGATGGTGaagcagg GAAAATGGAGGCCTCGCAGGTCAATCATCTTTGGAAGCTGGGGAGCGGAGGAGTTTGGCCTCATTGGGTCTGCAGAATACACAGAG caATACTTCACAAAGCTGAGTGAACGCACCATTGCTTACATCAATGTGGATATAGCTGTCTTTG CCAATGTCACCCTCAGAGCCTCGGGGATGCCATCACTACAGAACGTCATCTTTAATGCCACAAAACAG GTCAAAGCACCTGGAAGTGTCTCCTCGTCTGTGTACGATAACTGGCTCAAGTATTCCAATCGGACAAGCCCAGAACACGGAGACATTCCCAA GATGGGATACCTGACAGGAGCAGGGAGTGACTATGCTGCCTTTGTCCATTACCTGGGAATCACTTCCATAGACATGTCATACACATATGACAGG AGTAAAACAAATGCTCGGATTTATCCTGCTTACCACACAGCCTATGACACCTTCGACTATGCCTCAAAGTTCATTGATCCAG GGTTTACCAGTCACCAGGCTGTTGCCAGGACAGCAGGAAACGTCCTGATCCGATTGGCTGACAGCCTGGTATTGCCATTCATCTGCAGTGACTACGCTGAAGTCTTAAAGGCCTTCCTCAATATAGCATTGAACCTATATAAGACCCAACTGCAAGCTAGAAACATTTCCATGG aACCACTGGAACGCGCAGTGGAAAGCTTTACGAGTGCGGCATCTCATTTGGATCAGGTGATTCAAAGCTCAGACCTGGCAAATGAAAC ACCACTGAAAGTCAGAAGGATTAACGACCAGCTCATGCTGCTGGACCGCGCTTTCTTGAACCCTCTTGCATTCCCAGATAAATATGCATTCAG ACATGTAATCTGGGCTTCCAGCAGTGCCGGAAAGCAAACCTTTCCTGGTCTTGCTGATGCTTTTGTCAAAGCTGAGTCATCAGGACAATCCAGCGACTGGGACAAAGTGCACTACCACCTGTCAGTCCTGAGCCAGGCCATCGAGGGCGCCGCCAACACACTGGTGGATGTAATAtag
- the LOC132974426 gene encoding atos homolog protein B gives MRHIHVELAHKKTPLELPAQEGDLPPPTPPLQGLDPGVRPGAPRHYGQEELRLQKVYQLSIFSQLGGFSSSTESHADTQQRPVRLAVKRGLEEPQATHKRPNLGDCSDKDVLEGGVLCGPAPAQGVGMGLVTGPSGLGSVYSCTPVEHRDSEGGLSPRSPSLSPVQNPSRRPTQHNHDRPVPDVFAPLSPKSPQMCDPHGHLSDQGYSLGSSARTETPNGSHTPTHTNESSSNGSSGGQPSPHLFDVSTYETPNPASPTSPPGPFSPPHHTELQEPGEATEWEVGLESSPPERSATQAAASPSTGLASWEKTPSSNSHRLSSGGHWPAKKRLLSPSDTGESCSEDEGPSTSKRSRLSLLASGLGPASCRSTDAKAAPYWNHLLPSAWDRPKTSTDCTRPGRRLKSGLRLKSRQLRSGRHTQTGHSTRSSWPSSSISRALLGNFEESILKGRFSPSGRIEGFTAEIGASGSYCPQHVTLPVQVTYYDISEHSAPSPFLGVVSLEPLGKKGYSIPKAGTIQVTLFNPNKTVVKMFLVTYNFGDMPVNHMTFLRHRIFLVPVEEGVEGRGEASPGEGVQDRKKILCYLMHLRFQSSKSGKIYLHNDIRLLFSRKSIEVDTGIPYELKSFTEVPRNPKYSPRV, from the exons ATGCGGCACATCCACGTTGAGTTAGCCCATAAAAAGACTCCATTAGAGCTTCCAGCCCAGGAGGGAGACCTGCCTCCACCTACACCCCCATTACAGGGCCTGGATCCTGGGGTCAGACCTGGGGCGCCCAGGCACTATGGCCAGGAGGAGTTGCGGCTCCAAAAGGTCTATCAGCTCTCCATTTTCTCCCAGTTGGGGGGATTTTCTAGCTCCACAGAATCCCACGCTGATACCCAACAGAGACCTGTCAGGTTGGCAGTGAAAAGGGGGCTAGAGGAACCCCAGGCGACACATAAGCGTCCCAATTTAGGGGATTGCTCAGACAAGGATGTGTTGGAGGGAGGGGTGCTGTGTGGGCCTGCCCCAGCTCAAGGAGTTGGGATGGGGTTAGTGACGGGCCCTAGTGGGCTTGGTTCAGTTTATTCTTGCACACCAGTGGAGCACAGAGACTCTGAAGGAGGACTGTCACCAAGgtctccttccctctccccagtCCAAAACCCTTCCCGACGCCCAACGCAGCACAATCATGACAGGCCGGTTCCTGATGTATTTGCTCCACTCTCTCCTAAATCCCCCCAAATGTGTGACCCACATGGTCACCTCTCTGACCAGGGATATTCCCTAGGGAGCTCAGCTAGAACGGAGACACCCAACGGGAGCCACACACCCACCCATACAAATGAGAGCAGTAGTAATGGCTCATCTGGAGGCCAGCCCAGTCCCCACTTATTTGATGTGTCCACCTATGAGACCCCCAACCCTGCCAGCCCCACTAGCCCTCCAGGCCCTTTCTCTCCCCCACaccacacagagctgcaggagccAGGGGAGGCCACTGAATGGGAAGTTGGACTTGAATCCTCTCCACCTGAGCGAAGTGCCACCCAGGCTGCAGCCTCCCCCTCTACTGGCCTGGCTTCCTGGGAGAAAACTCCCAGTAGTAACAGCCACCGTCTGTCTTCTGGAGGCCACTGGCCGGCCAAAAAGAGGCTGCTGTCCCCGAGCGACACGGGGGAGTCATGTTCAGAAGATGAGGGACCCTCCACATCGAAGAGAAGCAGGTTGTCATTGCTGGCTTCAGGACTGGGCCCGGCGTCATGTCGCAGCACTGATGCTAAAGCTGCACCTTACTGGAACCATCTACTGCCCTCTGCATGGGACCGGCCTAAG ACTTCCACAGACTGCACACGACCAGGAAGACGGCTAAAAAGTGGGCTTCGGCTAAAAAG TCGGCAGCTGCGCAgcgggagacacacacaaaccggCCACTCCACGCGTTCCAGTTGGCCCTCATCTTCCATCAGCAGAGCTCTCCTCGGCAACTTTGAG GAGTCCATACTGAAAGGACGGTTCTCCCCATCTGGACGGATCGAAGGCTTCACTGCAGAGATCGGTGCCAGTGGCTCCTATTGCCCACAGCACGTCACTCTGCCTGTGCAGGTCACATACTACGACATCTCAGAGCACAGCGCGCCCTCACCCTTCctg GGGGTGGTATCTCTCGAGCCTCTTGGAAAGAAAGGATATAGCATACCCAAAGCAGGGACCATACAAGTG ACCTTATTTAATCCCAACAAAACTGTGGTGAAGATGTTCCTGGTGACCTACAACTTCGGAGACATGCCCGTCAATCACATGACCTTCCTGCGCCACAGAATCTTCCTGGTGCCTGTAGAGGAGGGGGTTGAGGGGAGAGGCGAGGCGTCGCCAGGGGAGGGAGTTCAAGACAGGAAGAAGATTCTCTGCTACCTGATGCATCTCAG ATTCCAGAGCTCCAAATCTGGAAAGATctacttgcacaatgatatccGGCTGCTATTCTCCCGCAAATCCATTGAAGTGGACACAGGGATCCCTTATGAGCTGAAATCTTTCACCGAGGTGCCAAGAAACCCTAAATACTCCCCCCGCGTGTGA